In a single window of the Amia ocellicauda isolate fAmiCal2 chromosome 20, fAmiCal2.hap1, whole genome shotgun sequence genome:
- the atp6v1ba gene encoding V-type proton ATPase subunit B, kidney isoform, translating into MATMVDNRAQDTLNGPEAAARQHTQAVTRNYISQPRLTYSTVSGVNGPLVILDNVKFPKYAEIVHLTLPDGTKRSGQVLEVIGTKAVVQVFEGTSGIDAKKTACEFTGDILRTPVSEDMLGRVFNGSGKPIDRGPTVLAEDYLDIMGQPINPHCRIYPEEMIQTGISAIDGMNSIARGQKIPIFSAAGLPHNEIAAQICRQAGLVQKSKDVMDYSAENFAIVFAAMGVNMETARFFKSDFEENGSMDNVCLFLNLANDPTIERIITPRLALTTAEYLAYQCEKHVLVILTDMSSYAEALREVSAAREEVPGRRGFPGYMYTDLATIYERAGRVEGRNGSITQIPILTMPNDDITHPIPDLTGYITEGQVYVDRQLHNRQIYPPINVLPSLSRLMKSAIGEGMTRKDHADVSNQLYACYAIGKDVQAMKAVVGEEALTSDDLLYLEFLQKFERNFVAQGPYDNRSVYETLDIGWQLLRIFPKEMLKRIPQSTIAEFYPRESAARH; encoded by the exons CTTACTCTACTGTGTCTGGTGTAAATGGACCTCTTGTGATTTTGGATAATGTCAAG ttCCCAAAATATGCAGAGATTGTGCATTTGACCCTGCCTGATGGCACAAAGAGAAGTGGCCAGGTGCTGGAAGTTATTGGCACCAAAGCCGTTGTTCAG GTGTTTGAGGGGACATCGGGAATCGATGCAAAGAAAACAGCCTGCGAGTTCACAGGTGACATCCTGCGCACACCTGTGTCTGAGGACATGCTGG GTCGTGTTTTCAATGGCTCAGGGAAACCCATTGACAGAGGACCCACTGTCCTTGCAGAAGATTACCTGGACATTATGG GTCAGCCTATAAACCCACACTGTCGCATCTACCCAGAGGAGATGATTCAAACCGGCATCTCCGCCATCGACGGCATGAACAGCATTGCCAGGGGCCAGAAGATCCCCATATTCTCAGCAGCAGGGCTCCCCCACAATGAG ATTGCTGCACAAATATGTCGTCAAGCAGGCCTGGTCCAGAAATCCAAGGATGTGATGGACTACAGTGCAGAAAACTTTGCCATAGTATTTGCAGCTATGGGT GTGAACATGGAGACCGCCCGCTTCTTCAAGTCAGACTTTGAGGAGAATGGCTCAATGGACAATGTGTGCCTGTTCTTAAATCTTGCGAATGACCCTAC tATTGAACGCATTATCACCCCTCGTCTTGCATTAACCACAGCAGAGTACTTGGCCTACCAATGTGAAAAACATGTACTGGTTATTCTGACTGACATGAGCTCCTATGCTGAAGCTTTAAGAGAG GTGTCAGCAGCCCGAGAAGAGGTACCTGGCCGAAGAGGCTTCCCAGGTTACATGTACACTGACCTGGCCACAATCTATGAGCGTGCCGGGAGAGTGGAGGGGAGGAATGGCTCCATCACGCAGATTCCCATCCTCACCATGCCCAATGATG ATATCACCCATCCTATTCCTGACTTGACAGGATATATTACTGAGGGGCAGGTCTATGTTGACAGACAGCTGCACAACAGACAG ATTTATCCTCCAATCAACGTGTTGCCCTCTCTGTCTCGACTCATGAAGTCGGCTATTGGAGAAGGGATGACTCGTAAAGACCACGCTGATGTCTCCAACCAACTG taTGCCTGCTATGCCATTGGCAAAGATGTCCAGGCCATGAAGGCTGTGGTGGGAGAGGAAGCCCTGACTTCAGATGACTTGCTCTACCTGGAGTTCCTGCAGAAATTCGAGAGGAACTTTGTTGCTCAGG GTCCGTATGATAACAGAAGTGTGTACGAAACCTTAGACATCGGCTGGCAGCTGCTGCGTATCTTCCCCAAAGAGATGCTGAAGAGAATCCCGCAGAGCACTATTGCAGAGTTCTACCCCAGAGAGTCGGCGGCCAGGCACTAA